In the Populus trichocarpa isolate Nisqually-1 chromosome 1, P.trichocarpa_v4.1, whole genome shotgun sequence genome, one interval contains:
- the LOC18094229 gene encoding lon protease homolog 2, peroxisomal isoform X1, producing the protein MAESVELPSRLAILPFRNKVLLPGAIIRIRCTSPSSVQLVEQELWQREEKGLIGILPVRDAAAATAETASVGPTLSHSKTRAGSDTSEKSSRTPASTSSDNVKLDGKHQQEVFHWHNRGVAARALHLSRGVEKPSGRVTYIVVLEGLCRFNLHELSTRGAYYTARISPLEMTKAELEQVDQDPDFVALSRHFKATAMELISVLEQKQKTGGRTKVLLETVPVHKLADIFVASFEISFEEQLSMLDSVDLKARLSKANELVDQHLQSIRVAEKITQKVEGQLSKSQKEFLLRQQMRAIKEELGDNDDDEDDVAAIERKMQSAGMPSNIWKHAQRELRRLKKMQPQQPGYNSSHVYLELLADLPWQTGSEQLELDLKAAKKRLDNDHYGLVKIKQRIIEYLAVRKLKPDARGPVLCFVGPPGVGKTSLASSIAAALGRKFVRISLGGIKDEADIRGHRRTYIGSMPGRLIDGIKRVGVCNPVMLLDEIDKTGSDVRGDPASALLEVLDPEQNKTFNDHYLNVPFDLSKVIFVATANKLQPIPPPLLDRMEVIELPGYTPEEKLRIAMQYLIPRVLDQHGLSSEFLQIPEAMVELVIQRYTREAGVRNLERNLAALARAAAVRVAEQEQTVPLSKDMHQLASPLLENRLSEGAEVEMEVIPMNENNHEISNTFSIASPLVVDEPMLEKVLGPPRFDDREAAERVAAPGISVGLVWTAFGGEVQFVEASSMVGKGELHLTGQLGDVIKESAQIALTWVRARATDLKLAAADETNLLEDRDVHIHFPAGAVPKDGPSAGVTLVTALVSLFSQKRVRADTAMTGEMTLRGLVLPVGGIKDKILAAHRYGIKRVILPEKNMKDLVEVPAAVLGSLEILLAKRMEDVLEQAFEGGCPWKQHSKL; encoded by the exons atggCTGAATCGGTCGAGTTACCGAGTCGATTAGCGATCCTTCCGTTTAGAAACAAGGTGCTTTTACCTGGCGCCATTATTCGCATTCGCTGCACTTCGCCCAGCAG TGTACAATTGGTGGAGCAAGAACTGTGgcagagagaagagaagggttTGATTGGGATTTTGCCTGTTAGAGATGCTGCTGCTGCCACGGCGGAGACGGCATCTGTGGGCCCTACTTTATCCCACAGTAAAACTC GTGCTGGAAGTGATACCAGTGAGAAAAGCTCGAGAACTCCAGCTAGTACATCCTCGGATAATGTCAAGCTTGATGGGAAACACCAGCAAGAAGTTTTTCATTGGCATAACag GGGAGTGGCTGCTCGTGCTTTGCATCTGTCTAGAGGAGTGGAGAAACCTAGTGGGAGGGTGACATACATAGTTGTTCTTGAAGGTTTGTGCAGATTCAATCTCCATGAACTTAGCACGAGAGGGGCATATTATACTGCGCGGATATCTCCGCTTGAAATGACAAAGGCTG agcTGGAGCAAGTGGATCAAGATCCTGATTTTGTAGCACTGTCTCGCCACTTCAAAGCAACTGCAATGGAACTCATTTCTGTTCTTGAGCAG AAACAAAAAACTGGTGGGAGGACAAAAGTCCTTTTGGAGACTGTTCCTGTTCACAAATTAGCAGATATATTTGTCGCTAGCTTTGAGATAAGTTTTGAAGAGCAGCTATCTATGTTGGATTCTGTTGATCTGAAGGCAAGGCTGTCAAAAGCTAATGAGCTGGTTGACCAACATTTACAG TCAATACGTGTGGCAGAGAAGATCACGCAAAAGGTTGAAGGACAATTGTCAAAATCACAGAAAGAGTTTCTTCTGCGTCAGCAG ATGAGGGCTATAAAAGAGGAGCTTGGTGACaacgatgatgatgaggatgatgtgGCTGCCATAGAAAGGAAGATGCAAAGTGCAGGAATGCCTTCAAATATCTGGAAGCATGCCCAAAGGGAGTTGAG GAGGCTTAAGAAGATGCAACCTCAGCAACCTGGTTATAATAGTTCACATGTTTACTTGGAGCTTCTTGCTGATCTGCCCTGGCAGACGGGAAGTGAACAACTTGAATTGGATCTAAAAGCTGCAAAAAAACGTCTTGATAATGACCACTATGGTCTGGTCAAGATCAAGCAACGTATTATTGAATATCTAGCTGTTCGCAAG CTTAAACCAGATGCAAGAGGACCAGTGTTATGCTTTGTTGGTCCACCAGGTGTTGGAAAAACATCTCTGGCTTCGTCTATTGCTGCTGCCTTGGGCAGAAAATTTGTCCGTATATCCCTTGGTGGCATTAAGGACGAGGCTGATATTAGAGGGCACAGGAGAACATACATTGGAAGCATGCCAGGGCGTCTCATAGATGGAATAAAG AGAGTGGGTGTTTGCAATCCTGTGATGCTACTGGATGAGATTGACAAGACAGGTTCTGATGTGCGTGGGGATCCAGCTTCAGCTCTGCTGGAGGTTCTTGATCCTGAACAGAATAAAACATTCAATGATCa CTATCTGAATGTTCCATTTGACCTTTCAAAGGTGATTTTTGTGGCAACTGCAAATAAGTTGCAGCCTATTCCTCCACCTCTTTTAGACAGGATGGAGGTCATTGAGCTGCCTGGATACACTCCTGAAGAAAAGCTTAGAATAGCGATGCAGTATTTGATTCCAAGAGTTTTGGATCAACATGGGTTGAGCTCTGAGTTCCTTCAAATTCCAGAG GCTATGGTGGAACTTGTCATTCAGAGATACACAAGGGAGGCAGGTGTACGCAATCTGGAGAGAAACTTGGCTGCCTTGGCTCGTGCTGCAGCTGTAAGAGTTGCAGAGCAAGAACAAACTGTACCATTGAGCAAAGATATGCATCAGCTTGCTTCACCATTGTTGGAGAACAGACTTTCTGAGGGAGCAGAAGTGGAAATGGAAGTTATACCAATGAACGAAAACAATCATGAGATATCAAACACATTCAGCATTGCTTCACCTTTGGTTGTGGATGAACCTATGCTGGAGAAAGTACTGGGG CCTCCACGGTTTGATGACAGAGAAGCAGCAGAGCGTGTTGCAGCCCCAGGTATATCAGTTGGGCTTGTCTGGACTGCCTTTGGTGGAGAGGTTCAGTTTGTGGAGGCTTCATCAATGGTTGGAAAGGGTGAATTACATCTCACTGGACAACTTGGTGATGTAATTAAAGAATCAGCACAAATAGCACTGACATGG GTACGAGCAAGGGCAACTGATCTTAAGTTGGCAGCTGCTGACGAAACCAATCTCCTTGAGGATCGAGATGTTCATATACATTTCCCTGCTGGTGCTGTACCTAAGGATGGGCCCTCAGCTGGTGTGACATTGGTAACAGCTCTGGTTTCACTGTTTAGTCAGAAAAGAGTAAGAGCAGATACAGCTATGACTGGGGAGATGACTTTGAGGGGCCTTGTGCTTCCTGTTGGCGGTATCAAGGATAAG ATATTGGCGGCACACCGCTATGGCATCAAGAGAGTGATTCTGCCagagaaaaatatgaaggaTTTGGTTGAAGTACCCGCAGCTGTGCTTGGCAGTCTCGAG ATTTTACTGGCTAAGCGAATGGAAGACGTGTTGGAGCAAGCGTTTGAAGGTGGCTGCCCTTGGAAACAACACTCAAAATTATGA
- the LOC18094229 gene encoding lon protease homolog 2, peroxisomal isoform X2, translating into MAESVELPSRLAILPFRNKVLLPGAIIRIRCTSPSSVQLVEQELWQREEKGLIGILPVRDAAAATAETASVGPTLSHSAGSDTSEKSSRTPASTSSDNVKLDGKHQQEVFHWHNRGVAARALHLSRGVEKPSGRVTYIVVLEGLCRFNLHELSTRGAYYTARISPLEMTKAELEQVDQDPDFVALSRHFKATAMELISVLEQKQKTGGRTKVLLETVPVHKLADIFVASFEISFEEQLSMLDSVDLKARLSKANELVDQHLQSIRVAEKITQKVEGQLSKSQKEFLLRQQMRAIKEELGDNDDDEDDVAAIERKMQSAGMPSNIWKHAQRELRRLKKMQPQQPGYNSSHVYLELLADLPWQTGSEQLELDLKAAKKRLDNDHYGLVKIKQRIIEYLAVRKLKPDARGPVLCFVGPPGVGKTSLASSIAAALGRKFVRISLGGIKDEADIRGHRRTYIGSMPGRLIDGIKRVGVCNPVMLLDEIDKTGSDVRGDPASALLEVLDPEQNKTFNDHYLNVPFDLSKVIFVATANKLQPIPPPLLDRMEVIELPGYTPEEKLRIAMQYLIPRVLDQHGLSSEFLQIPEAMVELVIQRYTREAGVRNLERNLAALARAAAVRVAEQEQTVPLSKDMHQLASPLLENRLSEGAEVEMEVIPMNENNHEISNTFSIASPLVVDEPMLEKVLGPPRFDDREAAERVAAPGISVGLVWTAFGGEVQFVEASSMVGKGELHLTGQLGDVIKESAQIALTWVRARATDLKLAAADETNLLEDRDVHIHFPAGAVPKDGPSAGVTLVTALVSLFSQKRVRADTAMTGEMTLRGLVLPVGGIKDKILAAHRYGIKRVILPEKNMKDLVEVPAAVLGSLEILLAKRMEDVLEQAFEGGCPWKQHSKL; encoded by the exons atggCTGAATCGGTCGAGTTACCGAGTCGATTAGCGATCCTTCCGTTTAGAAACAAGGTGCTTTTACCTGGCGCCATTATTCGCATTCGCTGCACTTCGCCCAGCAG TGTACAATTGGTGGAGCAAGAACTGTGgcagagagaagagaagggttTGATTGGGATTTTGCCTGTTAGAGATGCTGCTGCTGCCACGGCGGAGACGGCATCTGTGGGCCCTACTTTATCCCACA GTGCTGGAAGTGATACCAGTGAGAAAAGCTCGAGAACTCCAGCTAGTACATCCTCGGATAATGTCAAGCTTGATGGGAAACACCAGCAAGAAGTTTTTCATTGGCATAACag GGGAGTGGCTGCTCGTGCTTTGCATCTGTCTAGAGGAGTGGAGAAACCTAGTGGGAGGGTGACATACATAGTTGTTCTTGAAGGTTTGTGCAGATTCAATCTCCATGAACTTAGCACGAGAGGGGCATATTATACTGCGCGGATATCTCCGCTTGAAATGACAAAGGCTG agcTGGAGCAAGTGGATCAAGATCCTGATTTTGTAGCACTGTCTCGCCACTTCAAAGCAACTGCAATGGAACTCATTTCTGTTCTTGAGCAG AAACAAAAAACTGGTGGGAGGACAAAAGTCCTTTTGGAGACTGTTCCTGTTCACAAATTAGCAGATATATTTGTCGCTAGCTTTGAGATAAGTTTTGAAGAGCAGCTATCTATGTTGGATTCTGTTGATCTGAAGGCAAGGCTGTCAAAAGCTAATGAGCTGGTTGACCAACATTTACAG TCAATACGTGTGGCAGAGAAGATCACGCAAAAGGTTGAAGGACAATTGTCAAAATCACAGAAAGAGTTTCTTCTGCGTCAGCAG ATGAGGGCTATAAAAGAGGAGCTTGGTGACaacgatgatgatgaggatgatgtgGCTGCCATAGAAAGGAAGATGCAAAGTGCAGGAATGCCTTCAAATATCTGGAAGCATGCCCAAAGGGAGTTGAG GAGGCTTAAGAAGATGCAACCTCAGCAACCTGGTTATAATAGTTCACATGTTTACTTGGAGCTTCTTGCTGATCTGCCCTGGCAGACGGGAAGTGAACAACTTGAATTGGATCTAAAAGCTGCAAAAAAACGTCTTGATAATGACCACTATGGTCTGGTCAAGATCAAGCAACGTATTATTGAATATCTAGCTGTTCGCAAG CTTAAACCAGATGCAAGAGGACCAGTGTTATGCTTTGTTGGTCCACCAGGTGTTGGAAAAACATCTCTGGCTTCGTCTATTGCTGCTGCCTTGGGCAGAAAATTTGTCCGTATATCCCTTGGTGGCATTAAGGACGAGGCTGATATTAGAGGGCACAGGAGAACATACATTGGAAGCATGCCAGGGCGTCTCATAGATGGAATAAAG AGAGTGGGTGTTTGCAATCCTGTGATGCTACTGGATGAGATTGACAAGACAGGTTCTGATGTGCGTGGGGATCCAGCTTCAGCTCTGCTGGAGGTTCTTGATCCTGAACAGAATAAAACATTCAATGATCa CTATCTGAATGTTCCATTTGACCTTTCAAAGGTGATTTTTGTGGCAACTGCAAATAAGTTGCAGCCTATTCCTCCACCTCTTTTAGACAGGATGGAGGTCATTGAGCTGCCTGGATACACTCCTGAAGAAAAGCTTAGAATAGCGATGCAGTATTTGATTCCAAGAGTTTTGGATCAACATGGGTTGAGCTCTGAGTTCCTTCAAATTCCAGAG GCTATGGTGGAACTTGTCATTCAGAGATACACAAGGGAGGCAGGTGTACGCAATCTGGAGAGAAACTTGGCTGCCTTGGCTCGTGCTGCAGCTGTAAGAGTTGCAGAGCAAGAACAAACTGTACCATTGAGCAAAGATATGCATCAGCTTGCTTCACCATTGTTGGAGAACAGACTTTCTGAGGGAGCAGAAGTGGAAATGGAAGTTATACCAATGAACGAAAACAATCATGAGATATCAAACACATTCAGCATTGCTTCACCTTTGGTTGTGGATGAACCTATGCTGGAGAAAGTACTGGGG CCTCCACGGTTTGATGACAGAGAAGCAGCAGAGCGTGTTGCAGCCCCAGGTATATCAGTTGGGCTTGTCTGGACTGCCTTTGGTGGAGAGGTTCAGTTTGTGGAGGCTTCATCAATGGTTGGAAAGGGTGAATTACATCTCACTGGACAACTTGGTGATGTAATTAAAGAATCAGCACAAATAGCACTGACATGG GTACGAGCAAGGGCAACTGATCTTAAGTTGGCAGCTGCTGACGAAACCAATCTCCTTGAGGATCGAGATGTTCATATACATTTCCCTGCTGGTGCTGTACCTAAGGATGGGCCCTCAGCTGGTGTGACATTGGTAACAGCTCTGGTTTCACTGTTTAGTCAGAAAAGAGTAAGAGCAGATACAGCTATGACTGGGGAGATGACTTTGAGGGGCCTTGTGCTTCCTGTTGGCGGTATCAAGGATAAG ATATTGGCGGCACACCGCTATGGCATCAAGAGAGTGATTCTGCCagagaaaaatatgaaggaTTTGGTTGAAGTACCCGCAGCTGTGCTTGGCAGTCTCGAG ATTTTACTGGCTAAGCGAATGGAAGACGTGTTGGAGCAAGCGTTTGAAGGTGGCTGCCCTTGGAAACAACACTCAAAATTATGA
- the LOC18094229 gene encoding lon protease homolog 2, peroxisomal isoform X3: MAESVELPSRLAILPFRNKVLLPGAIIRIRCTSPSSVQLVEQELWQREEKGLIGILPVRDAAAATAETASVGPTLSHSKTRAGSDTSEKSSRTPASTSSDNVKLDGKHQQEVFHWHNRGVAARALHLSRGVEKPSGRVTYIVVLEGLCRFNLHELSTRGAYYTARISPLEMTKAELEQVDQDPDFVALSRHFKATAMELISVLEQKQKTGGRTKVLLETVPVHKLADIFVASFEISFEEQLSMLDSVDLKARLSKANELVDQHLQSIRVAEKITQKVEGQLSKSQKEFLLRQQMRAIKEELGDNDDDEDDVAAIERKMQSAGMPSNIWKHAQRELRRLKKMQPQQPGYNSSHVYLELLADLPWQTGSEQLELDLKAAKKRLDNDHYGLVKIKQRIIEYLAVRKLKPDARGPVLCFVGPPGVGKTSLASSIAAALGRKFVRISLGGIKDEADIRGHRRTYIGSMPGRLIDGIKRVGVCNPVMLLDEIDKTGSDVRGDPASALLEVLDPEQNKTFNDHYLNVPFDLSKVIFVATANKLQPIPPPLLDRMEVIELPGYTPEEKLRIAMQYLIPRVLDQHGLSSEFLQIPEAMVELVIQRYTREAGVRNLERNLAALARAAAVRVAEQEQTVPLSKDMHQLASPLLENRLSEGAEVEMEVIPMNENNHEISNTFSIASPLVVDEPMLEKVLGPPRFDDREAAERVAAPGISVGLVWTAFGGEVQFVEASSMVGKGELHLTGQLGDVIKESAQIALTWVRARATDLKLAAADETNLLEDRDVHIHFPAGAVPKDGPSAGVTLVTALVSLFSQKRVRADTAMTGEMTLRGLVLPVGGIKDKVSSFAHVWFAYIKGAVS, translated from the exons atggCTGAATCGGTCGAGTTACCGAGTCGATTAGCGATCCTTCCGTTTAGAAACAAGGTGCTTTTACCTGGCGCCATTATTCGCATTCGCTGCACTTCGCCCAGCAG TGTACAATTGGTGGAGCAAGAACTGTGgcagagagaagagaagggttTGATTGGGATTTTGCCTGTTAGAGATGCTGCTGCTGCCACGGCGGAGACGGCATCTGTGGGCCCTACTTTATCCCACAGTAAAACTC GTGCTGGAAGTGATACCAGTGAGAAAAGCTCGAGAACTCCAGCTAGTACATCCTCGGATAATGTCAAGCTTGATGGGAAACACCAGCAAGAAGTTTTTCATTGGCATAACag GGGAGTGGCTGCTCGTGCTTTGCATCTGTCTAGAGGAGTGGAGAAACCTAGTGGGAGGGTGACATACATAGTTGTTCTTGAAGGTTTGTGCAGATTCAATCTCCATGAACTTAGCACGAGAGGGGCATATTATACTGCGCGGATATCTCCGCTTGAAATGACAAAGGCTG agcTGGAGCAAGTGGATCAAGATCCTGATTTTGTAGCACTGTCTCGCCACTTCAAAGCAACTGCAATGGAACTCATTTCTGTTCTTGAGCAG AAACAAAAAACTGGTGGGAGGACAAAAGTCCTTTTGGAGACTGTTCCTGTTCACAAATTAGCAGATATATTTGTCGCTAGCTTTGAGATAAGTTTTGAAGAGCAGCTATCTATGTTGGATTCTGTTGATCTGAAGGCAAGGCTGTCAAAAGCTAATGAGCTGGTTGACCAACATTTACAG TCAATACGTGTGGCAGAGAAGATCACGCAAAAGGTTGAAGGACAATTGTCAAAATCACAGAAAGAGTTTCTTCTGCGTCAGCAG ATGAGGGCTATAAAAGAGGAGCTTGGTGACaacgatgatgatgaggatgatgtgGCTGCCATAGAAAGGAAGATGCAAAGTGCAGGAATGCCTTCAAATATCTGGAAGCATGCCCAAAGGGAGTTGAG GAGGCTTAAGAAGATGCAACCTCAGCAACCTGGTTATAATAGTTCACATGTTTACTTGGAGCTTCTTGCTGATCTGCCCTGGCAGACGGGAAGTGAACAACTTGAATTGGATCTAAAAGCTGCAAAAAAACGTCTTGATAATGACCACTATGGTCTGGTCAAGATCAAGCAACGTATTATTGAATATCTAGCTGTTCGCAAG CTTAAACCAGATGCAAGAGGACCAGTGTTATGCTTTGTTGGTCCACCAGGTGTTGGAAAAACATCTCTGGCTTCGTCTATTGCTGCTGCCTTGGGCAGAAAATTTGTCCGTATATCCCTTGGTGGCATTAAGGACGAGGCTGATATTAGAGGGCACAGGAGAACATACATTGGAAGCATGCCAGGGCGTCTCATAGATGGAATAAAG AGAGTGGGTGTTTGCAATCCTGTGATGCTACTGGATGAGATTGACAAGACAGGTTCTGATGTGCGTGGGGATCCAGCTTCAGCTCTGCTGGAGGTTCTTGATCCTGAACAGAATAAAACATTCAATGATCa CTATCTGAATGTTCCATTTGACCTTTCAAAGGTGATTTTTGTGGCAACTGCAAATAAGTTGCAGCCTATTCCTCCACCTCTTTTAGACAGGATGGAGGTCATTGAGCTGCCTGGATACACTCCTGAAGAAAAGCTTAGAATAGCGATGCAGTATTTGATTCCAAGAGTTTTGGATCAACATGGGTTGAGCTCTGAGTTCCTTCAAATTCCAGAG GCTATGGTGGAACTTGTCATTCAGAGATACACAAGGGAGGCAGGTGTACGCAATCTGGAGAGAAACTTGGCTGCCTTGGCTCGTGCTGCAGCTGTAAGAGTTGCAGAGCAAGAACAAACTGTACCATTGAGCAAAGATATGCATCAGCTTGCTTCACCATTGTTGGAGAACAGACTTTCTGAGGGAGCAGAAGTGGAAATGGAAGTTATACCAATGAACGAAAACAATCATGAGATATCAAACACATTCAGCATTGCTTCACCTTTGGTTGTGGATGAACCTATGCTGGAGAAAGTACTGGGG CCTCCACGGTTTGATGACAGAGAAGCAGCAGAGCGTGTTGCAGCCCCAGGTATATCAGTTGGGCTTGTCTGGACTGCCTTTGGTGGAGAGGTTCAGTTTGTGGAGGCTTCATCAATGGTTGGAAAGGGTGAATTACATCTCACTGGACAACTTGGTGATGTAATTAAAGAATCAGCACAAATAGCACTGACATGG GTACGAGCAAGGGCAACTGATCTTAAGTTGGCAGCTGCTGACGAAACCAATCTCCTTGAGGATCGAGATGTTCATATACATTTCCCTGCTGGTGCTGTACCTAAGGATGGGCCCTCAGCTGGTGTGACATTGGTAACAGCTCTGGTTTCACTGTTTAGTCAGAAAAGAGTAAGAGCAGATACAGCTATGACTGGGGAGATGACTTTGAGGGGCCTTGTGCTTCCTGTTGGCGGTATCAAGGATAAG GTGTCCAGCTTCGCCCATGTGTGGTTTGCATATATCAAAGGTGCTGTTTCTTAG
- the LOC18094229 gene encoding lon protease homolog 2, peroxisomal isoform X4, giving the protein MAESVELPSRLAILPFRNKVLLPGAIIRIRCTSPSSVQLVEQELWQREEKGLIGILPVRDAAAATAETASVGPTLSHSKTRAGSDTSEKSSRTPASTSSDNVKLDGKHQQEVFHWHNRGVAARALHLSRGVEKPSGRVTYIVVLEGLCRFNLHELSTRGAYYTARISPLEMTKAELEQVDQDPDFVALSRHFKATAMELISVLEQKQKTGGRTKVLLETVPVHKLADIFVASFEISFEEQLSMLDSVDLKARLSKANELVDQHLQSIRVAEKITQKVEGQLSKSQKEFLLRQQMRAIKEELGDNDDDEDDVAAIERKMQSAGMPSNIWKHAQRELRRLKKMQPQQPGYNSSHVYLELLADLPWQTGSEQLELDLKAAKKRLDNDHYGLVKIKQRIIEYLAVRKLKPDARGPVLCFVGPPGVGKTSLASSIAAALGRKFVRISLGGIKDEADIRGHRRTYIGSMPGRLIDGIKRVGVCNPVMLLDEIDKTGSDVRGDPASALLEVLDPEQNKTFNDHYLNVPFDLSKVIFVATANKLQPIPPPLLDRMEVIELPGYTPEEKLRIAMQYLIPRVLDQHGLSSEFLQIPEAMVELVIQRYTREAGVRNLERNLAALARAAAVRVAEQEQTVPLSKDMHQLASPLLENRLSEGAEVEMEVIPMNENNHEISNTFSIASPLVVDEPMLEKVLGHLHGRLTWMILIKLMTFGYALMVPFSKWRILSRIVVWAFQFSLIELVRAKYDNCTAGILVFVLAFMEEVKLLNLLSCLLEFGL; this is encoded by the exons atggCTGAATCGGTCGAGTTACCGAGTCGATTAGCGATCCTTCCGTTTAGAAACAAGGTGCTTTTACCTGGCGCCATTATTCGCATTCGCTGCACTTCGCCCAGCAG TGTACAATTGGTGGAGCAAGAACTGTGgcagagagaagagaagggttTGATTGGGATTTTGCCTGTTAGAGATGCTGCTGCTGCCACGGCGGAGACGGCATCTGTGGGCCCTACTTTATCCCACAGTAAAACTC GTGCTGGAAGTGATACCAGTGAGAAAAGCTCGAGAACTCCAGCTAGTACATCCTCGGATAATGTCAAGCTTGATGGGAAACACCAGCAAGAAGTTTTTCATTGGCATAACag GGGAGTGGCTGCTCGTGCTTTGCATCTGTCTAGAGGAGTGGAGAAACCTAGTGGGAGGGTGACATACATAGTTGTTCTTGAAGGTTTGTGCAGATTCAATCTCCATGAACTTAGCACGAGAGGGGCATATTATACTGCGCGGATATCTCCGCTTGAAATGACAAAGGCTG agcTGGAGCAAGTGGATCAAGATCCTGATTTTGTAGCACTGTCTCGCCACTTCAAAGCAACTGCAATGGAACTCATTTCTGTTCTTGAGCAG AAACAAAAAACTGGTGGGAGGACAAAAGTCCTTTTGGAGACTGTTCCTGTTCACAAATTAGCAGATATATTTGTCGCTAGCTTTGAGATAAGTTTTGAAGAGCAGCTATCTATGTTGGATTCTGTTGATCTGAAGGCAAGGCTGTCAAAAGCTAATGAGCTGGTTGACCAACATTTACAG TCAATACGTGTGGCAGAGAAGATCACGCAAAAGGTTGAAGGACAATTGTCAAAATCACAGAAAGAGTTTCTTCTGCGTCAGCAG ATGAGGGCTATAAAAGAGGAGCTTGGTGACaacgatgatgatgaggatgatgtgGCTGCCATAGAAAGGAAGATGCAAAGTGCAGGAATGCCTTCAAATATCTGGAAGCATGCCCAAAGGGAGTTGAG GAGGCTTAAGAAGATGCAACCTCAGCAACCTGGTTATAATAGTTCACATGTTTACTTGGAGCTTCTTGCTGATCTGCCCTGGCAGACGGGAAGTGAACAACTTGAATTGGATCTAAAAGCTGCAAAAAAACGTCTTGATAATGACCACTATGGTCTGGTCAAGATCAAGCAACGTATTATTGAATATCTAGCTGTTCGCAAG CTTAAACCAGATGCAAGAGGACCAGTGTTATGCTTTGTTGGTCCACCAGGTGTTGGAAAAACATCTCTGGCTTCGTCTATTGCTGCTGCCTTGGGCAGAAAATTTGTCCGTATATCCCTTGGTGGCATTAAGGACGAGGCTGATATTAGAGGGCACAGGAGAACATACATTGGAAGCATGCCAGGGCGTCTCATAGATGGAATAAAG AGAGTGGGTGTTTGCAATCCTGTGATGCTACTGGATGAGATTGACAAGACAGGTTCTGATGTGCGTGGGGATCCAGCTTCAGCTCTGCTGGAGGTTCTTGATCCTGAACAGAATAAAACATTCAATGATCa CTATCTGAATGTTCCATTTGACCTTTCAAAGGTGATTTTTGTGGCAACTGCAAATAAGTTGCAGCCTATTCCTCCACCTCTTTTAGACAGGATGGAGGTCATTGAGCTGCCTGGATACACTCCTGAAGAAAAGCTTAGAATAGCGATGCAGTATTTGATTCCAAGAGTTTTGGATCAACATGGGTTGAGCTCTGAGTTCCTTCAAATTCCAGAG GCTATGGTGGAACTTGTCATTCAGAGATACACAAGGGAGGCAGGTGTACGCAATCTGGAGAGAAACTTGGCTGCCTTGGCTCGTGCTGCAGCTGTAAGAGTTGCAGAGCAAGAACAAACTGTACCATTGAGCAAAGATATGCATCAGCTTGCTTCACCATTGTTGGAGAACAGACTTTCTGAGGGAGCAGAAGTGGAAATGGAAGTTATACCAATGAACGAAAACAATCATGAGATATCAAACACATTCAGCATTGCTTCACCTTTGGTTGTGGATGAACCTATGCTGGAGAAAGTACTGGGG CACTTGCATGGCAGGCTCACTTGGATGATCTTAATAAAATTGATGACATTTGGTTATGCATTGATGGTTCCCTTTTCCAAATGGAGAATACTGAGTAGGATTGTGGTTTGggcatttcaattttctttgatAGAATTGGTACGTGCCAAGTATGATAACTGCACTGCTGGCatcttggtttttgttttggcaTTCATGGAGGAAGTTAAATTGCTCAACCTTCTGTCTTGTTTGTTGGAGTTTGGATTATAG